The Periophthalmus magnuspinnatus isolate fPerMag1 chromosome 10, fPerMag1.2.pri, whole genome shotgun sequence genome segment ACTTAAATCGAGTCAACTGGAAGTGCTCAGACATTCTGATGAAGCAGGTGTAAAGACACAAGGTCGACAGGGGCCTCCGTGACTCATCTCATTATGACAGACGCTGAAGCTGGAGGTATTGATTAGACACAAGACCTGATACAGAACACAGTCATTTACCTACAGATGCTGCGCACATCTTATTCATTcatgcattcattcatttattcattttctcaTTATCATATCCATGGTTTAGAGCACAAACATGAACAtaatgctgggtttcagatgacgacAGAACATTCTATagatcaataatatttaatacagacgtGGAGCAGcttaaattaatattgttcaaatgcagagttttaaaacattaaGTTCTTGAGTCTAgacactaatagaaatgatcaggttcaacttttgtgaatttaccttttgtatatttcatgacaaagtacattATTAgcaatagggaaatctgtctcttgcgcccccttctgggagtatgacgtcatcacactctagaatctgaaaaccaccaattcatgacaaaataaaatacgctaaaaaacacttttaaatacacttttaatataaaacaaGAACCCTTGTCAGATTTTTTTAGCTTGAAATACTGACACAACAGTATATTTTGATGCTCGCTTTACATAAATCGTAGGGATGCACGTCTTTCTGAGTCTCATAATGTGtccacaaacaaaacatgaaactcaTCTCCCACTGAGCTACTTGAACATAAAGTACAAATCctttatagcggctaatttggagtcgagttccatatttgaaattctgaccacaagtatcatagcaaccaaagaaccaatcaggagcgaggctgttgaaggtaacgcccctttgcaatgctgtcaatcaaacctgttgctaacgctagtgggcttggggaaagaaggcgtctgatttgtctgttattaatgttcatatcttgatttataaaCAAACTAGCTACATAAaatcaccaggatcatgtagagggttaatatgaacatttaagaccaaaatgatgagtctgacagcagcaggtacagagagaggggacacagtttttcaatagaaagtgaattggagccagagtcgatagagctgGAAGCACgtacatgatcacttcctgtttggaacgcggcggctagcaggttagctatgtccatttatatatatagtctatgggtcAGACTCTTTGAACCCTGGTCCTAAAATTACAGATAACCTGCCTGTATTTCAGATTTtcacataataaatatatttcaaatgtatATTCTCTTTAATCCAGAGAATGTTGCTCAATAACTGTGAGGTCCAGGAATCAAACCAGAGTTTATCTCAACctttattgaaaaaatgtcCACTGAAAAACACCTAACACATCATATTTACAATAGTTCATgttaagttaaataaaataccaaATATATGTGAACATTTTTAACAACAACGATTTCAAAATACAAGAAAGAAACTGACACTGCCCTTCACAAGACGCCATATTTACAGACTCATGAAGGATGGTCAGTTAGaatatgatacttttattttaaatgtggtaTTTCATGCATAAACTACTATAGTACTTGTATTTCACAAAtgagaaatatacaaaagttgAACCACTGTTTGACCTGCACAATAGTTTCATTTCTGGAGGAGTCTCTTGCAATTCGTTGACATTAGAAAACTCACAGTGAAAATACGGACTCAGAACAAACCTTCCAAAAACGCTGCTACATTAAATCCACAAAGTCACACGTGTAATATCAGCAACACAACTTTTCAAACGAGTCCGAAGTCTCATTAACTCACTGTAATTAAACAACACGTCTACTTGTTATCCTGATGCTCCCACGGGATGGGGTCGTTCTCCGCCGTCTGCGATCCGCCCTCTCTCTCGTGCCAAAACTGTTCCACGTCCGGCAGCACTatcccttcttcctctttcGCCTTTTTCTGATCAAACTGGTCTTGAGAAAGGCTTTGGCTCAAACTTCTGTCCCTCGAAGACTCAACTGACACCTCCGGTCTCGGGCTCGGGGATCGCAGGGAGGTGGGGTTGTGCGGTCCCGGTTTGGCTTTTGGCGGTGGTTGTTTTCTGAGGGTAAGGCGTCGCCACAGACCCCTGTAGCCCTCCCGGAATTCCTCAGACAACGACAAAACGATAAGAGGGTTCACCAGAGACATGGAGAAGGTGAGTAGTTGAGCTGAGATAATGAGCAGCAAAGGTGGAGATGGGAATAAGTGATTTTCGAGATGTTTTTCCGCGAGGTGTCTCTCCCAAATCCACACAACCCACTGGGGAAGCCATAAGATCGCCATCGCGACGGTCAGACTAAAAAGCATCAAAGTCAGCTTCCTCGACCTGATTTGGGTTCGGAGATTTTGCGTTTTGCTTGAACGTCGTTGGCATTGTCCGTACGCCTTCCAAAAGTACATCAACGCGACACTCAGAGGGGCGCAGTAGACGCTCAAGGGGTACGCTTTCACATAGACCGACATGAATTCTCTGGCTTCGGGGGGAACGATGAAGTTGCAACCGTTTTGGAGAACCGCGAACAGCCATTGCGGGATGGTGACGCAACAAGAAGACAACCAGATGAAGAAAAGCACCACTACAATGGAGCCCAGGTGGATACTGACTTGTTTGGTGGGATTGGAGACGTATCTGTAGCACGCTTTAGCCATAACGGCGACGGTGAAGCTTTTGGCTGCCATGCAAGTGTGGAGGAACCAGGCGGAGGTCTTGCACACGACCCTACCGAGAGTCCAGCTCGCTTTGGAGAAGGACGCCGCTTTGAACGGGACAGAAAACAGCAAAACCAGCCCGTCTGCGAACATCAGGTTGAAAATGAGGGAGTTGATGAGAGACAGTTTGCCCTTGTGCGCATTGGACAGAAGCACGAACATAGCCGTGAGGTTGCAAGCCACACCTAAAGCGCAGATGACGCCCAAAACGGAGGGGACGATGACGCGCAGGTCTTCGTGTGGACTGGAAGGCTGCCCGTTGAGGGACCACTTGTCGATGGAGGCGTTGGTCGTGGTGTTATAGTCCAAAGTAGGTTCCATTTTCTTCCAAAGTCCAACACAAAAGGGTGATATAGTTCGCAAAAGTGTGTCCAGAATTTGAAATCAGTGTCGAGAGCTGTTCCCGTGTCTGTCCTCCCAGAGACAGTGGGGTACAGGGATGAAAGCTGCCACTTATAAAGACTCGGCGTGATTGACAGCTCATGTCTCCAGCTGACAAACACTGCGTCGACTACAGCCTCGAGGGAGCCAATTAGAAAGTGAGAAAAATATTCCCATTAAAATGAGTGTGCGTATCTGTGAATGAAGTTAATAATTGGGGATTAGCGCAGAAACACAGCCTGAGATTCTCTAGTATGTCTCATAGATATAGGGTTTAACAGCAGATACATGCGTCTTATCTTATATCCTTAGACGTGGACAGTACTACCGAGGTTTTGTCTTGCAGTTTAATGAGCCGTTGTTTACTCCCATAGATCTCGTATAGTTTAAATCTTTTATAAGTTGTGAGCTGATTGTAAAATGCCATTCACAAATAAAcaagtgtgatgtgcagcagaCTGGTCAAACACGGCTCTAGAAATGCGTTGCGCGTTGTCGATAAAAAACTCCAAAGATCTTGACACAATACataattatttacttatttgcagcatttttgcatttaaaactaTAGAAAAATTATCATAAAGAGCAGAGGTGGAACGCAACAAAGTACACGTAGAACAGTGTGACGCTTAAGTAAAAATTCTAGGTATCtggactttacttaagtacattttacagtggatattttttatttttacttcactacacttgagagcagtatctgtactttccactacactacatttttttaaccatattgtgacagtatttttattattgcttgAGACCTGCCCTAAaggcattcattcattttattttatttatttatttatttatttattattaattgtatttattttatttttttctatgaatttttgtttttaatattttttattatttatatttttattattattattattattttttttattattattatttgtttagtttagtgtatttatgtatttatttatcaagcTCATggtttgaacaaaaacacaaaaaaattaaatggcTAAGAAAAAACTATTAattgcacaaatctttatcaaaatcaccacatttgaagctttataagactcaaaatatgcgtgaaatatgtttactttttaccctttaagtacattttttataagtactttaaaacttttaccCAAGTTGGTttcttcatgtgatatttttacttttacttgagtattttttgctccagtactgCTCCAGTAGTGCTTTTACTTAAGATATTTATCCCTGCCTTGTACAATCTGTATTTGACCACCATCTGTGTCCAGTTACTGAATCACTTACAGTCTTTGTCCACATGAGGACGCTCTTGGCCTGTGTGCACCGCTctgataaaaacacagagaaaagcagagacAGGATTTGAACTTGCAcatctttattgttttttattcaaagtCCAGTGAGCGTAAAGACTGCATGGTAAGTCGTTTGCATCTCGATACATTCTCAGCTATAAAAGTTAGAAGTTAGAAGAGTCACAAAGGAGGTTGTTAAGAAGAATTGAATCACACAAAACAATTCCCTGATTTCACAGAGTTGGTTTTTAGACCTTCGTCGCCTTTTTGTTAAATGggagcaaaaaacacaaactgaacaggGGGCTCCCGGTGCTAAAACTGAACTTTGACCTGCTACTTTTCGGCATTAGACTCAAAACACAGGAAAACGTGAACAGGCACCGCAGCGTTTCAGACTGGCTCCATGTTTATAACCAGTCAACGGGAAGATTTATATTCACGgagttttatctttttattggACCACAGACGTCCCAAAGGCATCgcatacatataaataataaaaaaactgatTGTAGTTAGGATATTCGtttcaattttacataaatactcaaaataGTCAATTAAAATACTGGTAAAAGTGATGATATccaggcctgtcacggtaaATACTTggctatatcaacttatcggtCAGTATTTGGAAGCTGGACATCACATTTCGTGGCTCAATGTGAACAGTTTCTTCAGAAAAGTCTGGAGATTTGGGTGTTTTCTTGTAACACAattacatttgagctgtaaaaggttaaTTGCTAATGAAGCTCAACATTAGCAGTTAACCTTCCCCCTCGTCGCCTGAGGCTTCGAAGCGaaattttccattaatttttctcataCTTTCTGTAAAAATCATTGATAGCTTTggtattaataatattatattgttAGCAAAGCATTACATACATTTGTGgtgttttataaaatgtaaaatcttttCTAACTAAGTCTaagtctgtgtgatccctcagttgtccaggtctaatccaaagCAAAAGACGAGGTTTAAatcggtcaactggacaaattgttgtaggagtgaagacatttcgctgtttcttcagttctgatcagattgctggtggaccaACACTGGCGTGAGAGCCcttcaggaccccagtctgctgtacatctccatctcaaagacagtgaggttcagatcttagccagagaaaagaaatggtttgagaggggagttaaagaagctattttttaggaaagacaatccttccttaaacaggaatggctgcctgagacatcatctctcaccgatctacaacccagaacaaagagaacaaggGTCGTTAAAGGTTGGATAGGGTCGTTTCAGTGTCATTAGCTCctctttcagacagatataaggcagtgtccagcagtaatttgACTAGAACTGAAGGAGCAGCTTGAACgtgcagccaaacgtcttcactcctacaacgatctgtccagttgacggctttaatttcatcttttgctaagTCTAAGTCTAAAAGTGCCTTCAAACTTCCTTCATTTATGGACAAATTGTACGTAGCATCTACTTTAAGCAAATTGAATCTGTTGGATTTTGTACAGTGActggtttgtttgtattttaccttttctacaataaaaaataaataaataaagttgttcGCTTGCTTGTTCAGggcatggatctattaaaataactgtacaGGGGATcttagagctgtctcgagttggattagtggacACTCATgggtactacaacaaaaaaatccctcctgccc includes the following:
- the gpr151 gene encoding G-protein coupled receptor 151; this encodes MEPTLDYNTTTNASIDKWSLNGQPSSPHEDLRVIVPSVLGVICALGVACNLTAMFVLLSNAHKGKLSLINSLIFNLMFADGLVLLFSVPFKAASFSKASWTLGRVVCKTSAWFLHTCMAAKSFTVAVMAKACYRYVSNPTKQVSIHLGSIVVVLFFIWLSSCCVTIPQWLFAVLQNGCNFIVPPEAREFMSVYVKAYPLSVYCAPLSVALMYFWKAYGQCQRRSSKTQNLRTQIRSRKLTLMLFSLTVAMAILWLPQWVVWIWERHLAEKHLENHLFPSPPLLLIISAQLLTFSMSLVNPLIVLSLSEEFREGYRGLWRRLTLRKQPPPKAKPGPHNPTSLRSPSPRPEVSVESSRDRSLSQSLSQDQFDQKKAKEEEGIVLPDVEQFWHEREGGSQTAENDPIPWEHQDNK